TGGCCTACGGCATGCTGGTGCATTGATGATCGAATCCATCGCCCGCACCCTGGTCGACACCCTCAAGGACGTGCTGCCCATCGCCGCCATCCTGTTCGGCTTCCAGTGGCGGGTGCTGCGCCGCCCGGTGCCGCGCCTGCGCCAGGTGCTGATCGGTTTCGTGTACGTGCTGCTGGGCCTGACCTTCTTTCTCGAGGGCCTGCGCATGGCACTGTTCCCGCTGGGTCGCCTGATGGCCGCGCAACTGACCGATCCTGTCTTCCTGTTCGGCAATGCCGAGGCGATCGCCACGCACTGGAGCGCCTATGGCTGGGTCTATGTCTTCGCGTTGGCGATCGGTTTTGCCACTACCATCGCCGAGCCCTCGCTGTTGGCGGTGGCGATGAAGGCCAACGAGGTCTCCGGCGGTGCCATCGGAGTCTGGGGTCTGCGTGTGGCGGTCGCCATCGGTGTGGCCGTCGGTCTGGGGCTGGGGACCTTTCGCATCGTCACCGGCACCCCGCTGCAGTGGTACATCATTGCGGGGTACGTGGTGGTGATAGTGCAGACCCTGTTCGCGCCGCGCACCATTATCGCTCTGGCCTACGACTCGGGCGGTGTGACCACCTCGACGGTGACCGTCCCGCTGGTCACCGCCCTGGGGCTGGGCCTGGCCAGCGCGGTGCCGGGGCGAAGCCCGGCACTCGACGGCTTTGGCCTGATCGCCTTTGCCAGTCTGTTTCCCATCATCTCGGTGATCGCCTATGCCCAGTTCGCGGACTGGCGCTCGCGCCGCCGTTCCACCTGAATTACGGAGGACAGCTCATGCACTTCAAACTGCTGGTCACCTTCATCGAGGACACCCGCACCGATGCGGTTATGGAGGCGGCGCGGGAAAAGGGCGCCACCGGCGCCACGGTCATCACCAATGCCCGCGGCGAGGGGCTGAAGGGCAGCAAGACCTTCTTCGGTCTGGACCTCGAAGCCCAGCGTGACGTGGTGCTGTTCCTGGTCGAGGAACACCTGGCGCGCGATATTCTGGAGACCATCGCCGAGGTCGGTCGCTTCGAGGCCGAGCCCGGGACCGGCATCGCCTTTCAGCTCGATGTCGAGGACGCCGTGGGCATCACCCGGCAGGTCGCCCGCTTGCAACATGTCGTGGAGGAAGAGCTATGAGCGAGCAACGCCGACTGGTGCGCGTGCGCGATGTCATGAAAGCCGACTTCGACCAGGTCGATGGCATGGCCACGGTGGCCGAGGCATTGCGCGACGCCCGCCATCCCGATACCAAGTGCCTGATCGTGCGCAAGCGCCATGCCGACGACGAGTATGGCATCGTCCTGTACTCTGACATCGCCAAGCGCGTGCTGGCACGCGATCGCGCCCCCGAGCGGGTGAACGTCTACGAGATCATGAGCAAACCCGTGCTGGGGGTGTCGCCGCAGATGGACATCCGCTATTGCGCGCGCCTGTTCGAGAACTTCGGTATCCCGCGCGCGCCGGTAATCGAGCATGGCGAGGTGGTCGGCATCGTGGGTTACACCGACATGGTGCTTGGCGGCATGCTGCCGCAGTTCGACGACTGAACGGGGCGCGTCAGCCCCTGAGCAGGGCCCGCACCCGTGGCAGGTGACGGCGGCTGACCTCCAGCGGCAACGCCAACCCCTCGATGGTCAACAGGGCGCGCCCGTCGGGCGCGCGGCGCAGCTCGCGCGCTCGTGCCGGGTCCACCAGGGCGTTGCGATGGATGCGCAGGAAACGCCCGGGAAACTGTTCCTCGATCGACTTCAGTGAAGCATCGCTGAGCGCCACCCCGTCGCGATGATGGACCTCGACGTACTTGTGATCGGCCTTCAGGCAGAGGATGTCGTGCAGGGGGATGCGTCGGGTCACGCCGCGTTGGGTCACGCTCAGCCCGGGGGTGTTGTCAGCCTGCGCCAGGGCCTCGCGCTGGGAGCGGGTGAACACGGCTGCCTTGTCCAGCGCTGTGCGCAGGCGCGATGCCCGCACCGGCTTGAGCAGGTAGTCGATGGCGTTGGCCTCGAAGGCGGCCAGGGCGTGTTCGTCGAAGGCCGTGACGAAGATTACCGCCGGCGGCGTTTCCAGTTCCTGCATGGCCAGCGCGGCGCGGATGCCGTCCATGCCTGGCATGCGAATGTCGAGCAGTGCCACGTCGGGCCGGTGTTCACGCGCCAGGGCCAGGGCCGTCTCGCCGTCGGCGGCCTCGCCGACCAGTTCGGCGTCTGGCCGCACCTCGCGCAACAGCTCGTGCAGGCGTGCGCGTGCCGGGGCCTCGTCGTCGGCGATCAGCAGCTTCATCCGGCGTCCTCCCGGACCGGGAGATGGATGCGTACCTGGTAGCGGCCGTCCACTTTGCCAATGCG
The sequence above is a segment of the endosymbiont of unidentified scaly snail isolate Monju genome. Coding sequences within it:
- a CDS encoding DUF1538 domain-containing protein produces the protein MIESIARTLVDTLKDVLPIAAILFGFQWRVLRRPVPRLRQVLIGFVYVLLGLTFFLEGLRMALFPLGRLMAAQLTDPVFLFGNAEAIATHWSAYGWVYVFALAIGFATTIAEPSLLAVAMKANEVSGGAIGVWGLRVAVAIGVAVGLGLGTFRIVTGTPLQWYIIAGYVVVIVQTLFAPRTIIALAYDSGGVTTSTVTVPLVTALGLGLASAVPGRSPALDGFGLIAFASLFPIISVIAYAQFADWRSRRRST
- a CDS encoding P-II family nitrogen regulator produces the protein MHFKLLVTFIEDTRTDAVMEAAREKGATGATVITNARGEGLKGSKTFFGLDLEAQRDVVLFLVEEHLARDILETIAEVGRFEAEPGTGIAFQLDVEDAVGITRQVARLQHVVEEEL
- a CDS encoding CBS domain-containing protein; protein product: MSEQRRLVRVRDVMKADFDQVDGMATVAEALRDARHPDTKCLIVRKRHADDEYGIVLYSDIAKRVLARDRAPERVNVYEIMSKPVLGVSPQMDIRYCARLFENFGIPRAPVIEHGEVVGIVGYTDMVLGGMLPQFDD
- a CDS encoding LytR/AlgR family response regulator transcription factor, producing MKLLIADDEAPARARLHELLREVRPDAELVGEAADGETALALAREHRPDVALLDIRMPGMDGIRAALAMQELETPPAVIFVTAFDEHALAAFEANAIDYLLKPVRASRLRTALDKAAVFTRSQREALAQADNTPGLSVTQRGVTRRIPLHDILCLKADHKYVEVHHRDGVALSDASLKSIEEQFPGRFLRIHRNALVDPARARELRRAPDGRALLTIEGLALPLEVSRRHLPRVRALLRG